A part of Haliotis asinina isolate JCU_RB_2024 chromosome 10, JCU_Hal_asi_v2, whole genome shotgun sequence genomic DNA contains:
- the LOC137297640 gene encoding uncharacterized protein, producing MTFTMEAFEIRIREKLRTAAVVDRRGRKGTFHDLVSIKEDSVGKTEDGSLDQLILTYKRSFLMGLDEQDGSLMKVWGKHRPKACMQRTAKSSESWKAGRL from the exons atgaCATTTACAATGGAAGCTTTTGAGATTCGGATAcgtgaaaaattgagaacagcagcagtcgtcgatcgccgcgggagaaaaggaacattccacgatctggtcag cataaaggaggacagtgttggaaaaactgaagacGGCAGTCtggaccaactcattttgacatacaaaag aagctttttgatgggtttggatgaacaagatggatcacttatGAAGGTGTGGGGAAAACATAGGCCCAAGGCTTGCATGCAAAGAAcggcaaaaagttcaga aagctggaaagcaggaaggctgtga